A single window of Vigna unguiculata cultivar IT97K-499-35 chromosome 1, ASM411807v1, whole genome shotgun sequence DNA harbors:
- the LOC114175083 gene encoding major pollen allergen Ole e 1 gives MNPMTLLLLLPLFTQFLEVEPAKPKLSGKTRFPISQISVMGFVYCDFCSNNSFSGHSYFLPGAEVKVDCMFKALSEKTAEQISLSVNRTTNKYGMYKLEIPSVDGVKCAEDSAVVSSCQASLIGSSSSACNVPGYRTTSNVIAIKARKANLCIYSFNALTFRPSKRDITLCGN, from the exons ATGAATCCCATGACCCTCTtgctccttttgcctttgttcACTCAGTTTTTGGAAGTTGAGCCTGCAAAACCCAAGCTTTCAGGGAAAACCAGGTTCCCCATCTCACAAATCAGTGTGATGGGCTTTGTTTATTGTGATTTCTGCTCCAACAACAGCTTTTCCGGACACAGCTACTTTTTGCCAG GTGCTGAGGTAAAAGTAGACTGCATGTTCAAAGCACTCTCAGAGAAAACTGCAGAACAGATTTCACTTTCAGTTAACAGAACTACGAACAAGTATGGGATGTACAAGCTGGAAATTCCTTCAGTGGATGGTGTGAAATGTGCAGAAGATTCTGCAGTTGTGTCTTCATGCCAAGCAAGCTTAATAGGTAGCTCATCCTCTGCTTGCAATGTTCCTGGCTACAGAACCACTTCTAATGTGATTGCTATCAAAGCAAGAAAAGCGAATCTCTGCATATACAGCTTCAATGCTTTAACTTTCAGACCATCCAAGAGGGACATCACCTTGTGTGGTAATTAA
- the LOC114173521 gene encoding omega-hydroxypalmitate O-feruloyl transferase — protein sequence MNNYLSPSHYIYFVPLLCFEHLSTPPTSYIYTLQLSLEGTQTLVILCEGHHRLLRKMANENGFQQLSVKLGEPTLVPPAEETKKGLYFLSNLDQNIAVIVRTVYCFKTAERGNEKAVEVIKNALKKVLVHYYPLAGRLTISSEGKLIVDCTGEGALFVEAQANCSMEEIGDITKPDPGTLGKLVYDIPGAKHILQMPPLVAQVTKFKCGGFALGLCMNHCMFDGIGAMEFVNSWGQVARDLPLSIPPVLDRSILKARNPPKIEHLHQEFADIEDKSNTATLYEDEMVYRSFCFDPEKLKELKKKAMQDGALDACTTFEVLSAFVWIARTKALKMLPEQQTKLLFAVDGRAKFNPPLSKGYFGNGIVLTNSVCQAGELTQKPLSFAVRLIQDAIKMVTDSYMRSAIDYFEVTRARPSLACTLLITTWSRLSFHTTDFGWGDPVLSGPVSLPEKEVILFLSHGQERRNINVLLGLPSTVMKIFQELMQI from the exons ATGAACAACTACCTCTCACCTtcacattatatttattttgttccaTTGCTATGTTTTGAACATCTTAGCACACCACCTACATCATACATATATACCTTGCAACTTTCCCTTGAGGGAACTCAGACCCTTGTCATATTGTGTGAGGGACACCACAG GCTGTTAAGGAAAATGGCTAATGAGAATGGTTTCCAGCAGCTTAGTGTGAAGCTAGGTGAACCAACTCTTGTTCCACCAGCTGAAGAAACAAAGAAGGGTTTGTATTTCCTATCTAACCTTGACCAGAACATTGCAGTGATTGTGAGAACTGTTTATTGCTTCAAAACTGCTGAGAGGGGGAATGAGAAGGCTGTGGAAGTGATCAAGAATGCACTGAAGAAGGTTCTTGTCCACTATTACCCTCTTGCTGGGAGACTCACTATAAGCTCAGAGGGTAAACTCATAGTGGATTGCACAGGGGAAGGTGCCTTGTTTGTGGAGGCTCAAGCAAACTGTTCAATGGAAGAGATTGGTGACATCACAAAACCAGACCCTGGTACTCTTGGTAAGCTGGTTTATGATATTCCTGGAGCAAAACACATTCTTCAGATGCCTCCTTTAGTTGCTCAG GTGACAAAGTTCAAATGTGGAGGCTTTGCTCTTGGGCTGTGCATGAACCACTGCATGTTTGATGGCATTGGTGCAATGGAGTTTGTGAACTCTTGGGGACAAGTGGCCAGAGACTTGCCACTTTCAATCCCTCCAGTGCTTGATAGAAGCATACTAAAGGCAAGAAACCCACCAAAGATAGAGCACCTGCATCAAGAATTTGCTGACATAGAAGACAAATCAAACACTGCTACTTTATACGAAGATGAAATGGTTTACAGGTCCTTCTGTTTTGACCCTGAGAAGCTAAAGGAGCTGAAGAAGAAAGCAATGCAAGATGGGGCTCTTGATGCATGCACAACATTTGAAGTTCTCTCAGCGTTTGTGTGGATAGCAAGAACCAAGGCACTGAAAATGCTACCTGAGCAACAAACAAAGCTTCTTTTTGCTGTTGATGGAAGGGCCAAGTTCAACCCTCCTCTTTCAAAAGGGTACTTTGGAAATGGAATTGTGCTGACAAATTCTGTGTGCCAAGCTGGGGAACTAACACAAAAGCCTCTCTCATTTGCTGTGAGACTCATTCAAGATGCTATCAAGATGGTGACAGATAGCTACATGAGATCAGCCATTGATTACTTTGAGGTGACAAGAGCAAGGCCTTCTCTTGCTTGCACTCTTCTCATCACAACTTGGTCTAGACTTTCCTTTCACACCACTGATTTTGGATGGGGAGACCCTGTGCTTTCAGGGCCAGTGTCTCTTCCAGAGAAGGAAGTGATTTTGTTCCTCTCACATGGCCAAGAGCGAAGAAATATAAATGTGCTTCTGGGTTTGCCTTCTACTGTCATGAAGATTTTCCAAGAGTTGATGCAGATATAA
- the LOC114174079 gene encoding DELLA protein RGL1-like — protein sequence MINSLCGTLKSENNSRTKVQPTSSNESKKNATESSGDLDQTGLTPPSLNLPALKFELDGDVEVQSPDSSMWESFFADQLDADFMISSPVRNVPSPQLSSYNCSYNYAHGMQGQTLSGCSPPRFSSSQIGPFNTTHKGKGLSPLHRVFNSPNNQYMQHVENLSLPAIEEFLEDYQGYSSTKVSSDIATSSECFDLSSQISSSMLDSLTLPNSSRYHGSVDEESSVQESDIYHQMGSMASASLSQALQQERYQEKRQKQHQQQQQRQQDNLMVPIPIGIEQEQDSGLQLVHLLLACAEAVAKEEYMLARRYLHHLNRVVTPLGDSMQRVAACFTDSLSARLNATLTPKPSKPISPSNSMEVLKIYQIVYQACPYVKFAHFTANQAIFEAFETEERVHVIDLDILQGYQWPAFMQALAARPTTAPFLRITGVGPSLDAVRETGRCLTELAHSLRIPFEFHAVGEQLEDLKPHMLHRRVGEALAVNAVNRLHRVPGNHLGNLLSMIRDQAPNIVTLVEQEASHNGPYFLGRFLEALHYYSAIFDSLDATFPADSAQRAKVEQYIFAPEIRNIVACEGPERFERHERLEKWRKIMEGKGFKGVALSPNAVTQSKILLGLYSCEGYRLTEDKGCLLLGWQDRAIVAASAWRC from the exons ATGATCAATTCACTTTGTGGAACCCTCAAGAGTGAGAACAACTCTAGAACCAAAGTCCAACCCACATCTTCAAATGAGTCAAAGAAAAATGCCACTGAATCCTCTGGTGATCTTGACCAAACTGGCCTAACACCACCAAGCTTAAACCTTCCTGCACTGAAATTTGAGTTGGATGGAGATGTGGAAGTTCAGTCACCAGATAGTTCAATGTGGGAATCCTTTTTTGCTGACCAACTAGATGCTGATTTCATGATCTCTTCCCCAGTCAGGAACGTTCCCTCCCCGCAACTCTCTTCCTACAATTGCAGCTATAACTATGCTCATGGAATGCAAGGCCAGACTCTCTCAGGGTGTTCCCCACCAAGGTTTTCATCATCCCAGATTGGACCCTTCAACACCACCCACAAAGGGAAAGGACTTAGCCCTCTCCACAGGGTCTTCAACTCACCCAACAATCAGTACATGCAGCATGTTGAAAACCTTTCCCTCCCAGCAATAGAAGAGTTCTTGGAGGATTATCAAGGCTATTCCTCAACCAAGGTGTCTTCTGACATTGCAACTTCATCTGAATGCTTTGACTTGTCTTCTCAAATCTCATCCTCCATGTTGGATAGCTTGACACTGCCCAATTCCTCAAGGTACCATGGTTCAGTCGATGAAGAATCCTCAGTCCAAGAGAGTGACATCTATCATCAGATGGGGTCCATGGCTAGTGCATCCCTCTCACAGGCTCTGCAACAAGAACGCTACCAAGAGAAACGGCAAAAGCagcatcaacaacaacaacaacgtcAGCAAGACAATCTCATGGTGCCTATTCCAATCGGAATCGAGCAG GAGCAAGATAGCGGCCTTCAACTGGTGCACCTGCTTCTGGCGTGCGCAGAGGCAGTGGCTAAAGAGGAATACATGTTAGCAAGAAGGTACCTCCACCACCTCAACCGAGTCGTCACTCCCTTAGGCGACTCCATGCAGCGCGTGGCGGCGTGCTTCACCGACTCGCTCAGCGCTAGGCTCAATGCCACCCTCACTCCGAAACCCTCCAAACCCATCAGCCCCTCAAACTCCATGGAAGTCCTCAAAATCTACCAGATCGTGTACCAGGCCTGCCCCTACGTCAAGTTCGCTCATTTCACCGCCAACCAGGCAATCTTCGAAGCCTTCGAAACCGAAGAGCGCGTCCACGTCATCGACCTCGACATCCTCCAGGGATACCAATGGCCCGCCTTCATGCAGGCCCTCGCCGCCCGCCCCACCACCGCTCCCTTCCTCCGCATTACCGGAGTTGGCCCCTCTCTCGACGCCGTCCGCGAAACCGGCCGCTGCCTTACCGAGCTCGCCCACTCCCTGCGCATCCCCTTCGAATTCCACGCCGTTGGAGAACAGCTCGAGGATCTCAAACCCCACATGCTGCACCGCCGTGTCGGGGAGGCTCTCGCTGTTAACGCAGTCAACCGCCTCCACCGCGTGCCCGGGAATCACCTCGGGAACCTTCTCAGCATGATACGCGACCAGGCGCCGAACATAGTGACCCTGGTGGAGCAAGAGGCTAGCCACAACGGACCCTACTTTCTGGGCCGGTTTCTCGAGGCGTTGCACTACTACTCGGCGATCTTCGACTCGCTGGACGCGACGTTTCCGGCGGATTCGGCGCAGCGGGCGAAGGTTGAGCAGTACATATTCGCGCCGGAGATAAGGAACATCGTGGCGTGCGAGGGCCCGGAGAGGTTTGAGCGGCACGAGAGGCTGGAGAAGTGGCGGAAGATAATGGAGGGGAAGGGGTTCAAGGGCGTGGCACTGAGTCCGAACGCGGTGACTCAGTCGAAGATTTTGCTCGGGTTGTACTCCTGTGAGGGGTATAGGTTGACGGAGGATAAGGGCTGCTTACTGCTTGGGTGGCAGGATCGGGCCATCGTTGCGGCGTCTGCATGGCGGTGTTGA